A window of the Hordeum vulgare subsp. vulgare chromosome 5H, MorexV3_pseudomolecules_assembly, whole genome shotgun sequence genome harbors these coding sequences:
- the LOC123396641 gene encoding uncharacterized protein LOC123396641: MCSSASWNSSSPGVLFIGQQGRKKKPHASMTLRRKRLRLIRRRRAAAGAEMEMMNLRLHLENRRILAENERLRERAGALRRENLALRANLCKAVPPPAEAAAPGC; this comes from the exons ATGTGCAGCTCTGCTTCCTGGAACTCATCATCCCCTGGCGTGCTGTTCATCGGGCagcaggggaggaagaagaagcctcATGCCTCCATGACTCTCAGGAGGAAGAG GTTACGGCTGATCAGGAGGAGGAGGGCTGCTGCAGGGGCGGAGATGGAGATGATGAACCTGAGGCTCCACCTGGAGAACCGGCGCATCCTGGCGGAGAACGAGAGGCTCCGGGAGAGGGCCGGTGCCCTCCGCCGCGAGAACCTCGCGCTGCGTGCCAACCTCTGCAAGGCGGTGCCACCGCCGGCAGAGGCCGCCGCCCCCGGCTGCTGA
- the LOC123397015 gene encoding bZIP transcription factor 29-like, translated as MDDDPVHRRRLLPLPGPYGRPRGLPPPPPAAGPIWTPNIRRSVTVHPIIPSPPTSHPVAADLSSSSSLRRLPPSLRLPPAHPASVASRFVPCFGYSLAPPPAPFPAAASGGSGSHHPRSLSQPQFLSMDFLFRASYPDLAAPSAIALSSPPPPPLSSGSDRGPSGLPPPSGSDRMASGLPPLRAGHLRSQSDVLQGFSYQPNLPPPAPVNAEALVAANNSTLDGILGAYMSTNGLGAVGSSGAVGQERRDQLDSQAPAWSPGDSSENEAESANGSLPRHCRSLSADSLVGKFKFGPSGLEPSNSDSNLPPPSPGTAAASRLARSGSGSIGGAAALFAKEFANTKEFSEADKKVIMDSEHLAQIVLTDPKRVRRILNNRQSAAKSKERKARYIVELEGKVQVLQGETMNLSAQVKMVKKGQTRLSIHNHEMRIRMQALEEQAQLKNALNEALNAEVERLKQLVAEASNHHMPNGSEQGMSSRMIQLHQLQIQRQPSQLQQGQQRQRNF; from the exons ATGGACGACGACCCCGTACACCGCCGCCGCCTTCTTCCGCTGCCGGGCCCATATGGACGCCCCCGCGgactgccgccgcctcctcctgccgccggGCCCATATGGACGCCTAACATTAGACGATCCGTGACTGTTCACCCTATCATCCCATCGCCACCGACCTCTCATCCCGTCGCCGccgacctctcctcctcctcctccctccgccGCCTCCCGCCCTCGCTCCGACTCCCGCCTGCTCACCCCGCCTCCGTCGCCTCCCGTTTTGTCCCGTGCTTCGGCTACTCCCttgcgccgccgccggcgccgtTTCCGGCGGCGGCGAGCGGTGGCTCAGGATCCCATCACCCGCGCTCGCTGTCACAGCCCCAGTTCTTGTCCATGGACTTCCTCTTCCGGGCCTCGTACCCCGATCTGGCTGCGCCGTCGGCGATCGcgctctcctcgccgccgccgccgccgctgtcgTCGGGCTCAGACCGTGGGCCGTCCGGACTGCCGCCGCCGTCAGGCTCCGACCGGATGGCATCCGGACTGCCGCCGCTACGGGCGGGGCATCTGCGGTCGCAGAGCGACGTCCTCCAGGGGTTCTCGTACCAGCCGAACCTGCCACCTCCGGCGCCGGTGAACGCGGAGGCCCTGGTGGCCGCGAACAACAGCACCCTCGACGGGATCCTCGGCGCGTACATGAGCACCAATGGCCTGGGCGCGGTCGGCTCCTCCGGGGCCGTCGGCCAGGAGCGGCGCGACCAGCTGGACAGCCAAGCGCCCGCGTGGAGCCCCGGTGACAGCAGCGAGAACGAAGCCGAGAGCGCGAACGGCAGCTTGCCCAGGCATTGCCGCAGCTTGTCGGCGGACAGCCTAGTAGGGAAGTTCAAGTTTGGACCCTCCGGCCTGGAGCCGTCCAACTCCGACTCCAACCTGCCGCCTCCATCTCCGGGGACGGCTGCTGCTAGTCGGCTGGCACGCAGTGGAAGTGGTTCCATTGGTGGTGCCGCTGCTCTCTTCGCCAAGGAATTCGCGAACACTAAGGAATTCAGTGAGGCAGACAAGAAGGTTATCATGGACAGTGAGCACCTCGCGCAGATTGTGCTGACCGATCCTAAGAGGGTCAGGAG GATCCTGAACAATCGGCAGTCCGCTGCTAAGTCAAAGGAGCGCAAGGCAAGGTACATTGTGGAGCTTGAGGGCAAGGTTCAGGTGCTGCAGGGGGAGACTATGAACTTATCTGCACAAGTGAAAATGGTTAAG AAGGGCCAGACTAGGCTTTCAATTCACAACCATGAGATGAGAATCAGGATGCAAGCTTTGGAGGAGCAAGCACAGTTGAAAAATG CTCTGAACGAagcattgaatgctgaggtcgagcGCCTAAAACAGCTTGTTGCCGAGGCTAGTAATCATCATATGCCGAACGGTTCAGAGCAAGGCATGAGCTCCCGGATgattcagctgcaccagctgcaaATTCAGAGGCAGCCATCACAGCTCCAGCAAGGTCAGCAACGCCAGCGGAACTTCTAG